In the genome of Brachypodium distachyon strain Bd21 chromosome 3, Brachypodium_distachyon_v3.0, whole genome shotgun sequence, the window ttttttttagaaaacacgGCACTGACCGACGACAGAGCGAACACATCTTAAATTGACGGAGGCACACCACAAACGCGCATCCTAGCCCACGTCACTTTCACAAGAAAAAACATCGTCAGGATAAAAATGTTCTCCACCACCATTGTAACCATTTCTTGGTTGTGACAGTATTTATTATTTCAGTTTAGCTATTGAGAAATTGtcttttctttgaaaaaagaagttgtatagtatgttttttttaaaagaaaattgtCTGTTTTTGAGTGCTCAACCATTCGGATCAACAGCAGCACGTTATAGAAAGGAGAATGGGGATGGCTAATTATGATGATTTAAAGTAGTTTAGAAATCTGTTTGCAGAACTGGGTGGTTAAAAATCGTGTTGGCCATCTAGCGAATCATCATCGTCCTCCTGGCAGCACGCCGCAACGATCCTCTTGGAAgcacggcgccggccgccggcgcgatCGGTGGAGCGGCGTctcttgttgttgttattgttgttgGCCGGTGATGATGGTTTCCGGGATCGCATGGCATGCAGCAAATCGTGCTGGAACTGCTgttgctgccgccgctcgTCACGAAGCACACAAAGAAATGAATCGTCCTGgaaggcgaggcgaggcgagagCAGGCTGGGGCGGTAGCCGCCGTAGACGTTCCCGCGCTGGTCCTCGGTCCATGGCGTCTCCGGCAGCCGGATCCGCTCGTCCCACGCCGACACCAAGACCTTGCTGCCGTCGTCCATCACCATCCATTGCTTCTTCTTGCTGCTATCAATGTCGTACTTGTAGAGACGGTCGTTGATCCTGTAGCAGAGCATCCCGTCGAACCAGGCGCCCGTCAGCTGCTCGTCGTAAtgctcctctccctcgtcggTGCCGATGTAGAAGGTGTGGAGCAGTTCCCAGGtggcgccgtcgtcggcgtcgagcCAGAAGCTGAGCAGGCGGCGGTCGAAGGCGTGCGCGGCGACGCAGAGGCGGCCGCGGAGGTCCAAGGCGTGCACCGCCGCGAACTCCGCCTCGTACTCCGGGAGGCGGCGCGTGCGGTGCTCCTCGGTGGCCACGTCGATGGCCAGCAGCCTGTCGGGCGCGTGGCGGCCGCGCGCCTCGTACTCGGGCCGCGTCAGCACCACGTACAGCTCGCCGCCCaccagcgccggcggcggcggcgtgcgcggGCCGAACCCCGCGTGGTACGGGAACTTGCGCgggtgccgccgccacccgccggagccgccggggCCGAGCGTGTAGACGTCGAGGTAGTTGAGGTCGGGGCTTTCGTAGTcgtcggggaagaaggggaaggagaGGTGGAAGAGCTTGTACTGGCCGGTCCGCGGGGCGTGCCCCATGGCGAAGACGCGGCGGCTGATCTTGGAGGCGGACTTGATCTTGGGCGGCGGAGGGACCCGAATCCTGTCGCCGGGGATGGCCGGGTTGCAGATGAAGACGGGCCAGTTCTTGACGCCGGACGCCAGGCAGAGGAAGCCGTTGCAGGCGTTGGTCGGGCTGtatgcggcggcgaggtcggtGATTCGGGGCATGGGCATGGCCtttgacgacgacgacggttGAGGACGATCGCCTCAAGGCTCTGCCCCGGCGCGCGGATCTCCGTCACCAGCAAGGTCTCGCATCCGCCGGAGACGACGTGGGTGGCCTTGCCGTGGAGCGTGCGGAAGGAGGGGTCCGCGACGACGGCGCGCCATGGCTTGCagacgcagcagcagctggccaCGTCCCTCGTCGGCAGCCGGAGCAGGATGTCACGCAAGATAGCCTCGGGCACAAATTCCATTGTACCGTTTCGTGTTATCGATTGATGGCTCTGatcacatatgtatatatgtatagcCTTGGATGGAATCCATTTCCGAGTCGAACAAGGAAGGAACATTTGAATACTCTGCTCTGTTGGATGCAATGCAATTCAATCACGAATTAATATAGCTACTAAGCCCGATGGACGTACATTTGAATAGACTGATGAATGGATAATGCAGGGCTAATTTGATCGATCCTAgctagttaattaattagtgtAGTTCTCAGTTGCTAATGATGATGGGTCTCATCTAAGAACCGGGCTGGCAGCTAGCTCGTGGTGGTGGTATTGCAGGGCGTCAAGTCGCAGGGCAGCTTGGTCCGCCCGGCCGGCCCGCCACCACCGGCATTGGCGCGGCGGAAGCGCGCGCCCTCGATGAGCACCCGCTGCGTGGAGGCGCTGAGGAGTgcgccgttgaggtggtcgatGACGCTGGCCGTGGTCGGGTACaggaacgacgacgacgacgacgaggaaacgGGCGGGTTGTAGTACGCGTtgagcagcgccgccgtggcctCCCGGAGCAGGGTGCGGTACATGTCGCCGCGGCCGTCGAGCGCGTCCCGCAGCGTGAGGTCGGCGCCGTACCTCTGCGCGGCGAGGGGCCCGAACGCCATGGCCACCGTCGTGTTGGGCGTCACCACCTTCCAGTGGCACCGCTGCTCCGCCTCGGCCCACTTGCTGCTCGCAAATTCCATCGTCGTCCATGGAAACAATGATGTTAGCTATGTTGATTCCTCTGCAGAAGAAGAATGAGGTAAGAAAGAGGTACTCGTAGGTGCAGGCGGAGCCGACGGGGGTCGTTGGCGGCGGAGTGGGGATCTGCGCGTCCGCCGGCTTGGGcttcgtctccggctccggcaggCCAGGCCGGTCCTGCGGGATCGTGGGAGGCCGGCGCCAGATGGGGggaaggcgacgaggacgaggacggcgCCAGAAgggaagcggcggcgacgacacTGGAGCAACCGGGGCATACGAGGACggtgcggcagcggcggcggtgggatCGGGAacaggaggagcggcggcggggcagaaGTCCATGGGGTGGTCGGGGTGGGAGAGCAGCGGCTGGACGGTGTAGAGGGCGAGGCCCAGCATGCGGAAGGCGAGCGTGAGGTCCCGCTGCTGGGGCGCCGCtgtcgagccgccgccggggcagTGGGGCGTGCCCTGGATGAGGCGCGCCGTGCAGCGGTTCATGTCCGGCGAACCTTCCATGCGCACGGAGAAGCCGCCGAACCAGTTGGTGTTGCACTCCCGCACCGTCAGCGGggtctcgccgccgccgcactggATCGCCACCCGGGCGCCTGCACGCGCATTGCGTTGGATTAATTCGGGTTAGGTGGGCAGCCATGGATGCGTGCGTGCTCAGAGTTTCCAAGGTAGAAGAGAGGTAGGAGGAGGAGTCGAGATAGTACCGTAGAGCGGGTAGTCGAAGAGGCCGCGGGCGCCGTCCTTGCACTGGTCGCAGAACACCATGCCGGCAACCACCGTGCtgccagccgccgcctccgccgctgacgcagccaccaccagcagcagaagcagcagcgcgGCCATGGAGCTCGGAGAAGCCATGGCAGGCCTCGATCTCTGCTTACCGGCCGGACCCCGGTCGATGGATCGATGCGCTGCGCTGCCGGCGATGGGGTTTATATGGGTGCAGCAGCTCCGGCCGGTCCGGCGCCTGCTCCTCTGCTCCCCGTCGGCATGCAGTGCAGCTTTGTGTGAGGAGGATGCAGATTGGACTTGTAAAATATGGCCAAATGGGCTTTGCGTGCTCGCTAACAAACAACCTTATTGCCTAGCTACTTAAACTTTGTTTGGTCAACTACATAATTGACCTCTCCATCAACACTTGGCCCCGGTGCACTATACGTACGTACTCTTCGCATACATCACAGCCAAAGCTCGTGATACCGCAGCAATCTCTTCGCTATTAGTACCGCTAATTCGTAGCAATTGTTTGGCCTTGTTATGCACACTACTTGCATAGACAGATAAAGAAAAGCTCTACTCAAATGTGTTACAGACTTATGTACATATGCTAAAAGAATACATCCGGGCTCTCTCGTTTCTACATTGCTACTGATTTTAACCTGTCCAAAAGCATGAAAACTCAAATGTAATAGGAAATTGCATTGCCAATGATCGATAAATTGGACAGCTGGCAACGCCTTAGTCGTCCAACTCCAAATCATTACTTGGCAAGCGTTTTCACCTTTTCAATTCAAATCACGGGTTAGGCCGATAAACGGCCACACGGCGTCTCATTTGCCAACTAGGATACTTCAAAGAGGAGTTTCTAGAGTTAGGTGTTCtgtaattttgcagaaaagttCATATCGTCTCAGGAGTCGCATGTGGTCATGGGGCAAGGGGACCGACAAACCTAGGGAAAAACATAGGGCAGAGCAGATCCATATGACGGTCTGTGCCGCACAGATCTCCACACTCGCCCGGGAGCTTGGCCACGGCGAGGCTGTTTATTGGTTGTACGTAGTAGTAGTAGGCAGAGGCGGCCAGACCCACCGTTCAAAACACCATATATATGGGCATCCGCTCTCACTCCCTTTGCCCGTCTCCATCCTCACCAGACCGCACCACCACATCATGTGTGGGGGTGTCAGAGTGAGATGTTTTCTCTAGCCGAGTCCATGAGACTTGACCACCGGATCCTACATTGGAGGCATTGAATTTAGGACATGTGCATATGGATAGGGGCTTCCTTTTGGGATTGAGCTCTCCTAGGCGGCACGCAGCTGGGTAAAGGGAGGGAGAGCATGCATGGGCGAAAAAGGCTGGTTCGGCCTCTTTCTCGAGCCAGGCGACGACATCTATGGCGTCGGGCTATTACTCTTGGAGTCAAAGCAGTACCAGGCTCCTAAAACAAATGGAGTTTCTGAGTACTCCATCCGATACATAacaagtgtcgctgatttggTACAATTCATAATAGGTGTCTACAACTTTCTGAAGTGAATTGACAAAACGTaccccctccgatccataataagtgtcgctaaTTTAGTACAATCCATAATAATAATAAGTGTCGTACAACTTTCGAAAGTGAACCGACAAAAACGGCCATGCCACTGATCATCAGGGTATATATTGGTGTGGTGGCAAATTACTGATCATGAGGCTTAGACGGCGGTCCATGACGTCGGGGGAGGAGAGCGTGGCGGCCCAGAAGCGGGagaggcagcggcagcggtaGAAGTCCTCGGGCGGCAGCCGCACAAAGATCTCCTCCAAGAGATGCTCCGGGAGATAAATAACCTGTTGTACAACCTCCTCTGCCGCCATGATTCTTCGATTTGATCAACAAGTAAAgaagtagctagctagtttcGATCTCTCGATCGTATATACGTGCAGATGATCGAGATCGATCCTAGCGACTATCTGTTCGAGTATTTATATCGGTAACAACAAGGTCAACGTACTTGATACGGAACCGAGACCTAGCTAGTACTATTTGCCTAACACAAACTCTTGTTCCGGTGCACGTACGACTCAAGAAAAACGATTAGGCAAGAATCCATGCATGCTAGTAGTCCGGCCCGGAAGTTTTCTTGCTTCGTCGATCTATCTAGCGCGTTAGCTTAATTGTTGACCGGTCGACCATGGCGGCAGCAGGAGCTCCCGGACCTCATGCTGAAGGAGGTGTTGGTCCAGCTGCCGCCCGAGGACTTCCACCGTTGCCGCTGCCTCTCACGCTTCTGGGCCGCCacgctctcctcctccgacgccatcgaccaccacctccgcctccgccgcaagATCCGGCTCCACTACGACGACATCATGACCAGCCTCGTCTTGGACTGCTGCGACTGCGATGATGTCGACGACGACCAAGACGAAGACGGCTATACCATccatgccgccggcgccgaggaagaagaagaagaaccagaagaagaagaagaagaagaagaagaagaagaagaagaagaagaagaagaagaagaagattggaGGGTGGAGTACCGGAGGAAGGGGTacgtggaggtggaggactaCTACGAAGGGAGGGGGGAGATGAGTGAAGAGATGGCAAAGCTGGGGTGGAGCGAGATCACCCCTGCTGCTGACTCTGGCATCTACACCGTCCAATACGGCGCTCTCCACCCACGCATCCGGGAACCCTTCCTCAGGCTCAGGCAGCAACAACACCATGATGATTCCACAAGTGACGTCGTAAAGTTGGTCCagaagacggaggaggaggttgacCGGGAGATCGTCGCTTTCCTCAGGAGGTGCAGCCGCATGGACCCGCCGGCGCTGGTATATAAGCTTTCCCTCTatacctactagctatagcgCTAATGAACTCACACTGATTCATTAATTGATCCATCGAGAGGCCCAATTTCTAGCTTGTGTCTCTTGATCCATCGATGATTAATTGTTTCTTGACATATATGCATATGCACGTGTGTTTGGATGCAGTTGTTGCAGCAGCTTCATACCTTTGAGTACTGCCCACCGCCTCATAATCAGCGACAGCAACAAGTCGGtttcgaggacgaggacgacgaccaTCAAGATGACTCTAGCTCCTCTGGCgatgacgatgaggaggacgCCGATGGCCGGGCTCTTGAAATccaaccatgcatgcacatctctagctagctagctgctatAGTACGCCGTGCATATATAGGAGGATGTCATCCATTTATTTCTACTTATGCTAGCGATCGATACTGTAAGATGTGCACAGTTTGCAACTTACTAGATTTTACGTGGGTGTTAATCTGCCGTTACGTACATTAATTCTACTTAATTtgcccccggcctctgcacgCTACTTTAATATTACGACTTTGTTATCATGCAATCACTCGTTTATCGATTCCCGCAGTACTTACAACATCTTTTTTTCCGAAAGAGCCGCAGCGAGCTATTTATTGCCAATAGAAGGGTTGAGAGAATCAAACCGCGGAGATAAATACACAGTTAAATACAGAAAAGAGGAACTAGAAGGAGGGAGGTACAAGGTAAACGAGAAACAACAAGAGCTCAAGGAACATCATTAGGTCCAGAGATCAACTCTTCCATACCGGCACCCGCCTTGATCCAAAGAGCCCCTTCCTCCTTGATGAGGACAAAAACCGCGGACGGCCGAAGATGCTTGTGTTGAAAGAGGCGCCGGTTTCGCTCCTTCCATGTCTCCCAGAAGGTGAGAATGATGATAGAAGCCATGGCCTTAGCCCGAATCTTTCCCAGCGCCTGAGAAGCGTCGGAGCGATCAGTCCACCATGATCTGACCGAGGAGGTGTCTACCCAACTAAGGGGGCTGAGCAAGGGACAGTCGTAACGAGAGGCAATCAATGTCCATATGTCCCTAACAAAAGAGCAATCAAGGAGGATGTGTGCAGCTGATTCATCATTCAGGATACCATTTATCATTCAGGATACCATTCATCATTCTTCAACAATGTGATAGAAGGGACACCATTTATCATTCAGGATACCACGACGCTCCAAAAAATCAGCATTGGGCACTCTTTGAAGAGCCAGCAGCCATGCAAAGAAGCGGCATTTCTCAGATGCCCAAACGCGTCAGAAAAATCGATCAAAGGGGACACGAGTCAGGCCATGGAATTGGACAAGGTAGGCGCTCTCCGCTGAATAGATGCCATTGGAAGTGAGGTTCCAGCGTATGCTATTAGTGCCAGACGTCACCACCAACTAAGAAATTATGAAGTGTGCCTATGTATAGTAGGGATCTACgtacttttttttaacggACGTGTTAATTATTGCCAAAGAGAGTCAGAACGGGTTCAATCCGGAAGAGTTACAAGGTAACTAGAAATAGGAGGGGGAAAAGGAAAGATATGAAAGGTGTTAAAAACACACAAATTAAGGTACAATCATCCGAACCTGACACTAAGCCTTTCTCCAAACAGTTGCTTCATAATTTACAAACGTCGAAGGGAAGGAGATACAGCAAGCAGGTAAAGGCCTGAGAAGAAACAGAGGAAAATACCTGAAGATCATCAGGCTACCAACTAACCAAACTCCCAACGACGGCAAAACAGTGCCGTGCAGCGCTTCAGAATTTATAACGCCACGCCCCGAACTGCTTTGGAAGATGCTGTGATTTCTCTCTTTGAGGAGGAACAGAGTCACGGTTCCCTTTGAGATTTTCTTGCCATGACTTGACAGACCGCCACGTGCAGGCGACCATTCTGACGGTCTCAATTGAAGCCGCATGCAACATCAATCCAATCTGCCACTTGAGCACACCACTTGTCATTAATTGTCGATCCCTTCCTTGTCCAGCACATAAGCCGTTGGGACGCGTTCTTGAACCTGAAGCCAACCAACATTTCCAGGATAGATTGTGGTTGGTATCCGGGGCCATGCCATGTACTTTATATGGATATCGATGAATTATATATGCGAGCACTGGGGCAGGATGATGCAATGGATCGATGATATCAGCTAGCAGCACGTAGCAGTGATCTGATATTTGATTCTTGTATGTCCAGGTGCGATGCATAGACGATTAGTGGAAATCCACTGATGCTCGGTTTAGCGGTACTACTTCCTCCTGTTTAAAAAACTAGTTAAGTGCGGTGTGCGTAGCTACGGCCTCTTAAACATTTGCACGtaaaaattcatgtttatataaaacataacaatataattggacattcaatcaaaatgatcTCAGGATGAATGCTAGCAGCCGCGGCCACAGACATGGCACCTAGTCCACGCCGCGTCAGAAGAAGGTCACGGAGCACGCGGTGGCGCGGTGCACGAGGAACTGCACGGCGGTGGATAGTGCTGGTCAGTCCTGGATCTCTTTGCTCGTCTCTTCCACGGTAATCTAATCCGGCGTCGACGCGTATCACCGCAGGGAGGTGCTGTACGagcaggggaggcggcggtggcggcccgaGAAGGCGGCGCTGTAGGaataggaaaagaaaaattcgaTGGAGTGTAAGGAGACACAGAAAATCAGGACAAACACGAAAATTGATGCACGGCGGACGACGAAGGAATCTAGATACAATTGTCTAGACaaaatgtatctaaacgcgtCTATATACATGCTTATCTATACACAGCTGCGATAATTAATTTGATATACTAATACTTAAATAAACAAGAAAAGGATTAAAGGCCGCTATTACATGCCGTTTTGGTGCTGTCAGGTCACAACTCACAATCAAGTGGAGTAGTACGTGGAGATAGCATACAAAAGGTGGCCAGAAGCAGATAAAAGCAGGCGCTCCTCCCAACACCTGACCTGAGGGCAGCAGATTGATTGACAGACACGTACCGATCGAATCATCCAGCACTTGCAGCTCCAGCTTAATAATCAGCTGCTGCTAGTTCAGTGCACTATCCTAATTTCCTAGTCTCCTACCAGAGTCATGGCGCCTCCTTCCCATGAGAACAGCAGGTCCGACCTTCTTCAgatcatccatccat includes:
- the LOC100844990 gene encoding uncharacterized protein LOC100844990 isoform X1 encodes the protein MASPSSMAALLLLLLVVAASAAEAAAGSTVVAGMVFCDQCKDGARGLFDYPLYGARVAIQCGGGETPLTVRECNTNWFGGFSVRMEGSPDMNRCTARLIQGTPHCPGGGSTAAPQQRDLTLAFRMLGLALYTVQPLLSHPDHPMDFCPAAAPPVPDPTAAAAAPSSYAPVAPVSSPPLPFWRRPRPRRLPPIWRRPPTIPQDRPGLPEPETKPKPADAQIPTPPPTTPVGSACTYEYLFLTSFFFCRGINIANIIVSMDDDGICEQQVGRGGAAVPLEGGDAQHDGGHGVRAPRRAEVRRRPHAAGRARRPRRHVPHPAPGGHGGAAQRVLQPARFLVVVVVVPVPDHGQRHRPPQRRTPQRLHAAGAHRGRALPPRQCRWWRAGRADQAALRLDALQYHHHELAASPVLR
- the LOC100844990 gene encoding uncharacterized protein LOC100844990 isoform X2 produces the protein MASPSSMAALLLLLLVVAASAAEAAAGSTVVAGMVFCDQCKDGARGLFDYPLYGARVAIQCGGGETPLTVRECNTNWFGGFSVRMEGSPDMNRCTARLIQGTPHCPGGGSTAAPQQRDLTLAFRMLGLALYTVQPLLSHPDHPMDFCPAAAPPVPDPTAAAAAPSSYAPVAPVSSPPLPFWRRPRPRRLPPIWRRPPTIPQDRPGLPEPETKPKPADAQIPTPPPTTPVGSACTYDKWAEAEQRCHWKVVTPNTTVAMAFGPLAAQRYGADLTLRDALDGRGDMYRTLLREATAALLNAYYNPPVSSSSSSSFLYPTTASVIDHLNGALLSASTQRVLIEGARFRRANAGGGGPAGRTKLPCDLTPCNTTTTS